One Pseudorhodoplanes sinuspersici DNA segment encodes these proteins:
- a CDS encoding glycosyltransferase family 2 protein, giving the protein MADLISVIVTTWNREDALDAVLRSLAVQTDRDFEVIVADDGSGEATARLIEEWKPKLRRPLKHVWQEHRGFRAAEIRNRGILASEGAYCIFLDGDCIARPGFVGTHRALAEDGWFVTGNRILMSEQLTATILREKLDPETWSYREWVKERGRGGINRTVPLVRLPLGPLRKLRWRAWRGARSCNLGIWRSDLDRVDGFDCAYEGWGREDSDLLVRLLHAGVRRKDGVFATGVLHLWHPTADRSWLSDNDQKLEDARLGGSITARRGLSAIRETSQPLRGATA; this is encoded by the coding sequence GTGGCTGACCTGATATCGGTGATCGTCACGACATGGAATCGTGAGGACGCGCTCGATGCCGTTCTGCGGTCCTTGGCCGTACAGACCGATCGCGATTTCGAAGTGATCGTCGCCGACGATGGGTCGGGCGAGGCGACAGCGCGGCTGATCGAGGAGTGGAAGCCGAAACTCCGCCGCCCGCTGAAACATGTGTGGCAAGAGCATCGCGGGTTCCGTGCAGCAGAGATTCGCAATCGCGGCATCCTCGCAAGTGAAGGCGCTTACTGCATCTTTCTTGACGGCGATTGCATCGCCCGGCCGGGCTTTGTCGGGACACATCGTGCGCTCGCCGAAGACGGATGGTTCGTCACGGGCAATCGGATCCTGATGTCTGAGCAACTCACCGCAACGATCTTGCGCGAAAAGCTCGATCCGGAAACCTGGAGCTATCGCGAATGGGTGAAAGAACGTGGCCGCGGCGGCATCAACCGTACTGTGCCGCTGGTGCGCCTGCCGCTTGGACCCTTGCGGAAGTTGCGCTGGCGTGCCTGGCGCGGCGCACGATCCTGCAATCTCGGGATATGGCGGAGTGACCTCGACCGCGTCGATGGATTCGATTGCGCCTACGAGGGTTGGGGGCGTGAGGATTCCGATCTGCTGGTGCGGTTGCTTCATGCCGGCGTGCGGCGGAAGGACGGCGTCTTTGCAACCGGCGTTCTGCATCTGTGGCATCCGACGGCGGACCGGTCATGGTTGTCGGATAACGATCAGAAACTTGAGGATGCGAGACTCGGAGGAAGCATTACCGCTCGCCGGGGATTGTCCGCGATACGCGAAACATCGCAGCCGTTGCGCGGGGCGACCGCATGA
- a CDS encoding O-antigen ligase family protein, with amino-acid sequence MTIGIDRDQARKLADGLAVAAVVAIPWSTSGIYIFVAAWLIVFLPTIRADEVRDVTRHPAAWLPVLLVALAAVGMLWAEVPWSERLGGFAAFVKLLTIPVLFVQFRHSDRVHWMLLGFLASCTLLLLVSFVGIGLGYRFKSFGVPVRDYIAQSGEFILCAAGLFYVAMTYWAQRRTALMLGVLALAGLFLVSVFYVSASRTALVTVPLLFILYAITQSRPVQMVAFLTAIAVAGGIVWVSSANVQQRILGIFSEVENHGVNNKATSAGQRVEFWRQSLKIMQEAPVVGHGTGSVKERFADVAASEKSREKPTVNPHNQTFMVAIQLGFVGVLVLYAMWISHFALFLRGAGLVSWIGLAVVAQNIIGGLFNTHLFDVVQGWIYFFGVGVAGGWMLKHSKDMAEPATAADKIPAA; translated from the coding sequence ATGACGATCGGCATTGATCGCGATCAGGCGCGCAAACTTGCCGATGGTCTTGCCGTGGCGGCTGTTGTGGCTATCCCATGGTCGACGTCAGGTATTTATATTTTCGTCGCGGCGTGGCTGATCGTTTTTCTGCCGACGATCCGCGCTGACGAAGTGCGCGATGTCACGCGGCACCCTGCTGCCTGGCTTCCGGTTCTGCTGGTGGCGTTGGCTGCAGTCGGAATGCTGTGGGCGGAGGTGCCCTGGTCAGAACGCCTTGGAGGCTTCGCTGCTTTTGTCAAACTTCTGACCATTCCGGTGCTGTTCGTCCAGTTCCGGCATTCAGACCGCGTGCATTGGATGCTGCTTGGATTTCTTGCCTCGTGTACGCTCCTGCTGCTTGTATCGTTTGTCGGCATTGGGCTCGGCTATCGCTTCAAATCCTTCGGTGTTCCGGTGCGCGACTATATCGCGCAGAGTGGCGAGTTCATCCTTTGCGCGGCCGGCCTTTTTTATGTGGCGATGACGTATTGGGCGCAGCGCCGGACTGCGCTGATGCTGGGCGTGCTGGCGCTCGCCGGTTTGTTTCTTGTCAGCGTGTTTTACGTATCGGCGAGCCGCACGGCGCTTGTGACAGTACCGCTGCTGTTCATCCTTTACGCGATAACGCAAAGCCGTCCGGTGCAGATGGTTGCATTCCTCACGGCCATCGCGGTGGCTGGCGGGATCGTCTGGGTCTCATCGGCCAATGTGCAACAGCGGATTCTCGGCATCTTCTCCGAGGTGGAAAATCATGGGGTGAATAACAAGGCAACCTCGGCAGGACAGCGCGTGGAATTCTGGCGTCAGTCGCTGAAGATCATGCAGGAGGCACCGGTCGTCGGTCACGGGACGGGATCGGTGAAGGAAAGGTTTGCGGATGTGGCGGCGTCGGAAAAAAGCCGCGAGAAGCCAACGGTGAATCCGCACAATCAGACTTTCATGGTTGCGATACAGCTTGGCTTCGTCGGCGTTTTGGTACTCTACGCAATGTGGATTTCGCATTTCGCGTTGTTTCTGCGCGGCGCGGGGCTGGTTTCCTGGATAGGGCTTGCCGTCGTGGCGCAAAATATCATTGGCGGTCTGTTCAACACGCATCTGTTCGATGTTGTGCAGGGCTGGATCTATTTCTTCGGCGTGGGTGTGGCTGGGGGCTGGATGCTGAAGCACTCGAAAGACATGGCGGAGCCGGCCACTGCAGCCGATAAAATTCCGGCGGCCTGA